In Vigna angularis cultivar LongXiaoDou No.4 chromosome 8, ASM1680809v1, whole genome shotgun sequence, the DNA window CAATTTAACaatcaaaagagaaaaactTTACCAAAATGTAAGGACCAGGTGCAACCAACACGTGTCACACTAAAGTAAAGTACAAAATTGCATGAAATGAGTAATGATAGAATTAGAAGCAAGTTCATCAGTTGTCatgaaaattatcaaaattcaCACTAAGCACAACTCAAGCTTAATTCATAACATATGTACTTTACTTATTTAAGAATAACCCACATTGTCTTACAAGACTGTTATACCATAAATGTTAGTTTCAAAGTAAAGCATTAAACAGTATgtatttaaataacaatttaaagAACTTGTGCTGTTAGTACATTCTAATTAAATTGACAAGGAGTATATGTTAGGATTTTTTGTGATGATGTGGAAAAGAGACAAACCTAGAAGCTTGGTTTTTTTGAACCCCGCAAAGTCATTTAAACAGACTTAACATGTAAAAGTATTGGAGACACAACTACTTCTTCGTGataaactaaaccaaacacaGCAAGACTGATACATCAAGTTGACTTGGAATACATCAGATTAAGAAAACTGGAGCATACATCAAGATCAACTTCATTTACAAAACAGCTGAATGAATGCCTTTGACTTTTTCTCACTCAGGCACATAGCAAGGGAAGGGAGAAGGAGAAAAACAAGCGAACAGCTTTTACTATAGCATCATTTCTCAATCAGACACACCATTAAGCCACTACCAAAATCTAAAGAAAACCTTGCACCAGCCAGAAGATAGTTAACATGAACAACAACGCAGATAATAAGGAAAACATGTACAAAACGTTAGCCGAGCAAAACTTGCGGTTTATGCTGATACTTGGCACAGCATGAAGCAGTCCGATTCCTTCTATTCGCTTAGCAAACGAGAGATGATCTCAAAGATGTTGGTAGTTGAGTGCAGGATGACCAACGGATGACTGATTCAGTCACTACAAAGTCAAGTTGCTCACACTCACCAAGTCCAATTGTCCTGTTTCTCTTGCTGTGGATTCCCAGTACCTTGTGTCCATTCATTCCAATTGACCTTTTAGCCTCAGCAGGCTTGCGATACGTTTCTTTAGCATCGTGTTCAATGCAAAGATGAGAATCTTGTAGCAAAAGTAACTTTCCCAAGCTAGCTTCTGCAAAAAATTGTAAACAAGATCAGACCAAGAAGCTAGGAAATAGTAAGGAAATTGTAAAAGACTTTAATGCATACCTCCAGCAATTGCATCTACATCTGACATGTTAGCTGAACACTCTAATTTACAACTCTTGTGTTCAACGACAGGAGAGGGACTGAGGAATGAAAAGCTAAGCATCGAGGGAATTGGAGAAGAGAATTCCAAACCAGAGGAATCGCCTACACTCTTGAATGAAAACCCGGCAGATAGCACACATGGTGTGACTGGTTCTtccaaaaaagaagaaaatgatgatcTGCATGTGAAAGTAGGGGATTGAGCATCACAAGTAGGAGAGCCGGCGCCAAAGCTAATGTCCTGATTCCTGGACATGAAAGAAGCTGAGAATGAGCTGCCACCAACATCCCATTGTTTGCAACTTTGGATTTGATTTTCACCAAGTTGTTCTTGATTTGTTTGGTTGCTTTCCATCCAGCAATGATCTAAGCAGGGAAAGTTGAGATGAATGTTAGAAgcataaatgtaatttttttttcatttctttcttttcttatatactTAAATAATAGAGTTTTGAACAGGCACACCATAAATGACATAATATGATGGttttgatactaaaagtaaCACCTTTCAGTATTACAgcataattttaacatattcttAATGCTTCAGTTAAGTTATCGCATTCAATGGATACTAATGATCCTTTTATGTTCAATTTTCAATAGTAATCTACATCACAACTGAACTGTAGTTACCCTGCTTCGCCAAAATGCTCTCTTAACCAGTGTTACATGTAAACAAAACCACATCAGCAGATAGACATTAacaagatgaaaaagaaagtaaacttACCTAAAACCTCTTGGGCAGTGAGTCTTCGAGAAGGGTCTGTACACAGCATTCCCTTGATCAAATCCTTAGCTGATTCAGAAATGCGATCCCAAGGTTCCAATGGAAACTTGAGGGAAGCAGCTTTAACAGCTTCAAAAATCCGAGATTTAGTCTTCCCCCAAAACGGAGGCGTCCCACTCAACAGAATGTAAAGAATTACACCTGCACTCCACACATCAGCAGCCTGGTTATAAGCACCAGCTAATACCTCTGGAGCTATGTAGAAAGGACTCCCAACTAAACCGTGCAAACTTTGACCTGCTTAAACATATTCCAACCTTTGAAGATGAACACCACATACATTCATGGGGGCAACCAAAATCGAAAAGATTACAATCTGcaaaggaagaaaaggaaaaagtacCAGGCTTGATGTAGGTTGCTAGTCCAAAATCTGCCAATTTAATAGGAGATGAGGAGGATCTTGTTGCTAAGAGAATGTTCTCGGGCTTCAAATCTCTATGAACAACCCCGTTTTCATGACAATACAAAACCACCTGCATAAGGTGCCTGAAGATAACCCTGGCTTCAGATTCTGAAAACCATCCATGCTTCTCTAATCGATGAAAAAGCTCTCCTCCAGCACAAAGTTCCATCaccaagtgaacaaagccttcCTCTTCATAAACTGCTTTGAGATCCACAACATTGGGGTGACCGGATAGCCTAGCCATTATCTCTATCTCAAGTTTTACACTCCTCAAATCATCCGAAGTAACCAACCTGTCTTTAGCAATTGATTTGCAGGCCAAAACCTCTCCTGTTAACTTGTCAGAACATGCCCTTATGACACCAAACTGTCCCCAACCCAATTGCTCGCCGAGAACGTACCGATCTTTTAGATTAGAGACTTGACTTGTCTCTAATATGGTCTCAGTCAAGGCTGCAACTTTGTAACAATTGTATGAAGTACAAGGTTCACTGTTGCTGTCGCTCTTGGCAACAGCCATACCAATTTCCTCCTCCCTCCTCAACAAACCGAGAAATATAGGTAACTATTCAATTTGCTTACCCAAAAGAACTCTTGTTGAATAGTTCAAATTTGCTCTTCCTGAGACAGAACTAACCTCTTTggcaaaataaaacacaaacgTCAACCTTTGATTTTTCTCACTTACAAACCAAAACACTCCATTTCAGAGTCAAAATTTTTTAGGAAACTTAACCGAGTTTATATTTGACAAAGAAAACACACAACGTATGGCAGACGATAGCATGAATCTGAACCAGTCAGAACTCGGGACCACTATTCTCCCTTTTCCAAATCACTTGATCTGCTAAAAAAAACAATGAGACTCACATCAAACACTTcacaataaaattgaaaaaaaaaactaaacatatTCGTAGGAAAAATAAATTCTCCTTAACACCAATCACATGACTCAGATCACAAGTCACAATAATTTGAAGACTAAACCTTCCCAGCTTCAAATTTCACAACAAAAATTAGTGATTCTAAAACGAACACCCCACAAACCAaactggaaaaaaaaacaaacaaaaaataatccTTTATGCCACCAACAAAAAATTCCAACCTGAATCACCTCCATAACAGACACCCACACGATCCTCATAAACTCCAAAACGAAAAAAACGCAGCCCCAGAAGGTAAAACAGCGCAGAAAGAACAGAATAAGCGAAAACAATACAGACCCATCAGAGTCCACGAGAAACCAAACAACCCCAGATCCAAGCACGGCACAGAGGACTCACCGATTGCAAAGAGAAAGGTCAAAAAGTGGAAAAGAggagagagaaggaggagagtgAAAGAGGCCGTTGGAGCAGTGGTTGAACTCAAGGAAGAGAGAGCAACCATAGGCTCCAAAGAGGGACCTCTTGGAGGCTCACACAAACAAACACTCACAACAATAACAGTAACACCAACTTTGTAGCTGCTTTGTT includes these proteins:
- the LOC108345876 gene encoding calcium-dependent protein kinase 26 isoform X1; amino-acid sequence: MAVAKSDSNSEPCTSYNCYKVAALTETILETSQVSNLKDRYVLGEQLGWGQFGVIRACSDKLTGEVLACKSIAKDRLVTSDDLRSVKLEIEIMARLSGHPNVVDLKAVYEEEGFVHLVMELCAGGELFHRLEKHGWFSESEARVIFRHLMQVVLYCHENGVVHRDLKPENILLATRSSSSPIKLADFGLATYIKPGQSLHGLVGSPFYIAPEVLAGAYNQAADVWSAGVILYILLSGTPPFWGKTKSRIFEAVKAASLKFPLEPWDRISESAKDLIKGMLCTDPSRRLTAQEVLDHCWMESNQTNQEQLGENQIQSCKQWDVGGSSFSASFMSRNQDISFGAGSPTCDAQSPTFTCRSSFSSFLEEPVTPCVLSAGFSFKSVGDSSGLEFSSPIPSMLSFSFLSPSPVVEHKSCKLECSANMSDVDAIAGEASLGKLLLLQDSHLCIEHDAKETYRKPAEAKRSIGMNGHKVLGIHSKRNRTIGLGECEQLDFVVTESVIRWSSCTQLPTSLRSSLVC
- the LOC108345876 gene encoding calcium-dependent protein kinase 14 isoform X2, which translates into the protein MAVAKSDSNSEPCTSYNCYKVAALTETILETSQVSNLKDRYVLGEQLGWGQFGVIRACSDKLTGEVLACKSIAKDRLVTSDDLRSVKLEIEIMARLSGHPNVVDLKAVYEEEGFVHLVMELCAGGELFHRLEKHGWFSESEARVIFRHLMQVVLYCHENGVVHRDLKPENILLATRSSSSPIKLADFGLATYIKPGVILYILLSGTPPFWGKTKSRIFEAVKAASLKFPLEPWDRISESAKDLIKGMLCTDPSRRLTAQEVLDHCWMESNQTNQEQLGENQIQSCKQWDVGGSSFSASFMSRNQDISFGAGSPTCDAQSPTFTCRSSFSSFLEEPVTPCVLSAGFSFKSVGDSSGLEFSSPIPSMLSFSFLSPSPVVEHKSCKLECSANMSDVDAIAGEASLGKLLLLQDSHLCIEHDAKETYRKPAEAKRSIGMNGHKVLGIHSKRNRTIGLGECEQLDFVVTESVIRWSSCTQLPTSLRSSLVC